From Tripterygium wilfordii isolate XIE 37 chromosome 13, ASM1340144v1, whole genome shotgun sequence, the proteins below share one genomic window:
- the LOC120012566 gene encoding disease resistance protein RLM3-like, whose translation MRVRSNLTSDTVGAATSSTRVASILQAFQESVCTNALPTIAFFSKPWIRDVFLSFTTDIGNNFTAHLFSALKKTGINSLGNDGENYGSDDLALAIQNSRISIIVFSKIYAASKWCLEQLVKIMECRKRDRQLVLPIFYDVDPSDVRKQNGVYAKALAKYEQLFVPEKMMEWRAALTDAANLSGWDVRNTDGCLFSPSIIISSQFVNPSALAMAAFFSKPWIHDVFLSFSTDTGNNFTAHLLFVLKKADINFLGNDNENCGSDDLALVIQNSRISIIVFCKNYAASRWCLEQLVKIMECRQTIRRLVLPIFYDVDPSDVWKQNGVYA comes from the exons ATGAGAGTAAGATCCAACTTAACAAGTGATACTGttggtgctgcaacatcatcaaCCAGAGTTGCCTCAATCCTACAAGCATTTCAAGAATCTGTTTGCACAAATG CTCTTCCAACGATTGCGTTTTTCTCCAAACCATGGATCCGCGATGTGTTCTTGAGCTTCACTACTGACATCGGCAACAACTTCACCGCCCACCTCTTTTCTGCACTAAAAAAGACTGGTATCAATTCCTTGGGGAACGATGGCGAGAACTATGGAAGTGATGACTTGGCGCTtgcaattcaaaattcaagaatttCAATCATTGTTTTCTCCAAAATCTATGCTGCGTCAAAGTGGTGTCTTGAACAGCTAGTGAAGATTATGGAATGTCGAAAGAGGGACAGGCAATTGGTTCTGCCAATATTCTATGATGTGGATCCTTCCGATGTTCGGAAACAAAATGGAGTTTATGCAAAAGCTTTAGCTAAGTACGAACAACTTTTCGTGCCGGAGAAGATGATGGAGTGGAGGGCGGCATTGACTGATGCAGCCAATTTATCTGGATGGGATGTAAGGAATACTGATGG TTGCCTTTTCTCTCCATCTATAATAATATCCTCTCAATTTGTAAATCCATCAGCTCTTGCAATGGCTGCGTTTTTCTCCAAACCATGGATCCATGATGTGTTCTTGAGCTTTAGTACCGACACCGGCAACAACTTCACCGCCCACCTCCTTTTTGTGCTAAAAAAGGCCGATATCAATTTCTTGGGGAACGACAACGAGAACTGTGGAAGTGATGACTTGGCGCTtgtaattcaaaattcaagaatttCAATCATTGTTTTCTGCAAAAACTATGCTGCATCAAGGTGGTGTCTTGAACAGCTAGTGAAGATCATGGAATGTCGACAGACGATTAGGCGGTTGGTTCTGCCGATATTCTACGATGTGGATCCTTCtgatgtttggaaacaaaatggGGTTTATGCATAA